A stretch of DNA from Leucobacter luti:
ATTGGCAACCTGGGCCGTCTCCTGCTCGGAGCGCCCAACCGTGATGATCGCACGCTCGCCGAGGCGGACGCTGCTCACGCCTTGGGGGTCTACGCCGCCGCGGTGCACGCGTCATCTGAATCTGGTCCGCACGCTGAGAGTGCCGCGCAGCGCGCGCAACCGGTGGTCGTGGTGCTCGATGCCGCGACCGTGGAGGCGCAAGATCCCACTCGCACCTCTGCAGCACTGCGGCGCCTGAGCGCTGCCTCCGGCGTCGCGATTGTGCGCCGGACTGCGATCCGAGTAAGTGCCACCCCAGCCGACTTCAGGGCCGCAGCCCGGGCGGCAAGACTCGCAGGCGAGGGCCTCATGCTCTCGCCTGGAGCGGAGCTCGCGGAGGCCGCAGCAGCCGTGGCGCGATTGGAGGCCGAGGGCCTTCCCGGAAAACGCATCACGCTGACGGGGGCCCAGCGACTCATCGGCAGGCGCCGCGAGGGGGCACCCAACGCGGGCTTCGGCACGGGAGACGGCGCAGGCGTGGATCCGGATCGACTTGAGGGGCTGATCGCCCTGGCACAGAGCTCGGGGATCACGCTCTGCTTTGACGAGCTCGGCCGGATACCGACGGTGCGCACGGTGGTCTCCGACCACGATATTGCCGTCGCGATCCTCCGCTGTGCTGCGCGTGGCCTCGGCGAGCATGTCACGCTCAGCTGCGGCATCCGCGCAAAACACCAGCTCACTGCCTTTGGGGGTAATGGACTCGAGTTCATCACTCAGCAGTTCCTGCCGTACCTTGGCATGCTCGGCGCCGACGCCGCGCTGCGCGCCGCAATCGGTGGGGAGACGGCGCTGCGCTTTCTGCAGCGCAGTGAAGGGAAGGCAGTATGACGGTACGGGATGAGCGTGTGGAGCAGGGCGGGCGTGCGGTGGCGATCCCGCTCGATGAGATCGATATTCCGGATCGCACCGGCGCCGTGCAGACGGTCTGTGGCACGGTGCGGCCTGAAGATCTCGGCACGACTCTCATGCACGAGCACGTGTTCCTCGACATTCGCAGGCCGGCCCACTCACCGAACCCGCGCCGGGGCGAGTGGGACCCTCCTGCGCAGGAACCGCTCAGCCTCACAACGCTCGCGGCAGTGCGGCGGGGAGGCCCAGCGCGGAGAACGACATTCTTGGTGACGAGGCCGTGCTGCTGGACGAGGTGGGGGACTTTGTGCGGCAGGGCGGCGGCACGATCGTCGAAGTCACGCCGAGCGGCGTGGGGCGCGACGCCGCCGCGCTCGCGAGACTCAGTCGTGCTTCCGGGCTGCGCATCGTGATGGGGAGTGGGTGGTACCAGAAAGACCTGCACCCGCTGGGTTTCGCTGAGCGCTCGATCGAAGAACTCACCGCACAGATCGTCACCGATCTTGTTGTGGGGGTCGACGGCACCGGGATTCGGGCCGGAATTATCGGAGAGGTTGGGGCTGAGGGGGATCCGGTCCACCCGGAGGAGATGCGCAGTGTGCGTGCCGCCGGACGTGCTGCGGCGCTCACCGGAGCTCCGATCACGCTGCACATGGGCGGCTTCGGGGAGGAGAAGCTGCGCGTGCTCGATGCGCTCGAAGCAGAGGGGGCTGATCCTGCAGGTGTGGTGTTCGGTCATGCTGGCACGATCGCGGATGATATGTCATTGGCCAGGCGGTTGCTGGCGCGCGGGGTCTCTGTTGAAGCCGATTTCTTAGGCACAACCGGAAGCCCGTGGGGCACACTGTTCCCGTTCACCGACCGCGAGGTGGCGCGTGGTTTCGCTGAGCTGGTTGCGGACGGCTGGGGTGAGCAGCTCGTCCTCGGGGGAGATGTGTGCCAGCGTGTGCAGCTGCGGCGCTGGGGCGGGCACGGCTACGGCTATATTGTCGATCACTTCCTGCCGACGCTCGCTGAGTTTGGAGTCAGCGCAGCGGAGCTGGATCAGATCATGATCCACACCCCGGCGCGGATCCTCGCGTTTAGAGCTCCGGGCCGACGCTAACGCGCAGAGCACTCCAGATGATCCGTGTGATCCGACAGTGGTGTGTTGGGTGGGCGGTGGGGCGCCGTGTGGGCAGTGGAAGTTAGTGTGCGCTGCGCAGTCGGGCGATAAAGTCGGTGACCTGCGCATCGAGCACATCGGCGTTCAAGTGATCGGGGCTTACTACTCGCACCACAGTTGCGCCGATATTGAGCATGATGATCTCGTCGACGAGCTGGTCGTCAGGGGTACTCGTGAGGATATCGCCGTCGGCCCTGCCCTCTGCGAGATACTGCCGGTAGCCGGCCTTCCAAGTGTCGAGGTGCTCGTCGTAGCCGCCGTGGAGCTCTGTGCTGAACGCGCAACGCTCCCAGAACGAAAGCAGCACGCGCGCCGCAGTAGCGTCTTCCTGCTCGATCGGCAGGGTGAAGCGCATGAACATTTCCAGCGCTTCGATCCCACGCTTGCCAGCGGTGTGGTTGGCCAGGCGCTCGCCCAGGCTGTTGAGTGAGCGCTCGTACGCACCCTTGATGATCTGGTCCTTGCCGGAGAAGTAGTGCTTGAGCGCGCCGTTGGCGAAGCCAGCGCGAGCAGCGATTTCGCGCATCGTTGCGGCCTCGATGCCTCCCTCAACGATCAGCTGCCAGGTGACATCGACGACTTCTTTGCGTCGCTGATCATGATCTATGACTTTGGGCATCGCACGTCCTTGGGGCCGGAAATCTATTATCCTCCATTGTAGACGAAAAACTCTGGCCCGGTCCAATGGTGCGTGTGAAGCGCGCCCTTGACCGCCGCCGCAGTGCATTTGACTCTCCGAGCAGAACTCTTGCGAGCGGTGGCCAGGCGCGGGGCGACATGGCAACCTCAGAGTGGAAACGCGTGCGACGGCGCCGCGTCGGAGAGGAGTCCAATGTCGGATCAGTCGAGCACTCAGCCGCGACCCGAGAGCGTGATTGTGATCGGGGCAGGATCCGCGGGATCAGTCGTAGCACGCCGCCTCGCAGACGCGGGCGTGACGGTCACCATCCTCGAAGCGGGTGGTGAAGACACGAACCCCGCGATCCATGACCTCAGCCGTATGGGCGAGCTGTGGCACAGCGCAGATGACTGGGACTACTTCACCACGCCGCAGCCGGGAGCCGCTGGCCGCCGTTTGCACCTGCCGCGGGGCAAAGTGCTCGGCGGATCGCACGCGCTGAACGCGATGATCTGGGTGCGTTGCTCCCCGAAAGACTTCGACCATTGGGCCAGCCTGGGTAACGATGGCTGGGCCTGGGAGGACGTGCTCCCCGTATACCGCGAATTGGAGCGCTACTCCGGAGGCGCTTCTGCGCTGCGCGGCGGCGACGGACTGCTCGATGTCAGCGACGACTATGCGCTTTCGCCGATCCAGCAGTCGATTCTTGACGCCGGCGTGCAGGAGGGGCTCGAGCACAACGCCGATTACAACGGCGAGGTGCTCGACGGGATCTCGCAGCAGCAGATTACAGTGCGTGATGGGGAGCGGCTGAGCACCTACCGCGCGTATCTCAAACCGGTACGGGATCGGGTCACCGTCGAGACCGGCTGCCGGGTGGAGGAGCTGATCTTCGCGAATGCGGATCCCGGTGATCTCGCTGATGCAGACAGTGCCGGTGATCCCGCTGATGCAGGCGGTGCCGATGGTGCCGCGTCTGACACCGGTGCCGCAGCTGGCACGCCCCGCGTGATCGGCGTGCGAGTCACGCAGGACGGTGCGACCCGCGAGCTGTTCGCCGACGAGATAGTGCTCGCCGCAGGGGCGATCGACTCACCGAGGGTGCTGCTGCGCTCCGGGATCGGACCGGCCGAAGAGCTGCGGGCGGTGGGGATCGAATCTCGGGTTCATCTCCCCGGCGTCGGGAAGAACCTCCACGACCACCTGCTCGCCCCGGTGATCTTTGCGACAGAGAAGCCGGTCGGTCCGCCACAGTCCGGTGTTTCGGTGACGCAGACACACCTGTTCTGGAAGAGTCGCCCTGAGCTGGACCGCCCGGATACGCAGCCCATCAACTTCTCGGTGCCGATGTATGGGGACACGCTTGAGCCGCGCGGCGACGATGGCTTCTCGTTCCTCGCAGGCCTCGTAACGCCACGGGCGCGCGGCGAGATCACGCTATCGGGCCCGGGGGTCGACGATCCGATCCAGATCGATCTTGACGCGCTCGGGCACGATGACGATGTCGCGTCACTTGTGGCTTCGGTGCGGCAGTGCCGCAGCATTGGGCGGCAGGCCGCGCTCGCTGCGAGCCCGGCTGACGGCGGCTGGGGTGCGACTGAGGTGTACCCCGGCCCAGAAGTGGGCGACGGCGACGATCCGGTCGACTATGTCCGATCCACGGTCGCGACCTACCACCACCAGGTTGGTACCTGCAAGATGGGGGTGGATGAGCTCGCGGTGGTCTCACCGCGGCTCGCAGTTCACGGCGTTGACGGCTTGCGGGTGATCGATGCCTCGATCATGCCGCGTGTGACCACTGGAAACACGAACGCGCCCTCCGTGCTCATCGGCGAGCTCGGCGCACGATTCGTGCTTGCGGGGGAGCGCTAAGCTCGCGCGTCGACTCGGCCGGTGAAGTCAACGGCCGAGTCGACGCGACCGCGGATGAAAATCAGCAGGATGAGGCCCGCGGCGATGACCACAATGTTGCCGAGCGCTGCGATCTCCGAGAGAGAACCGGCTGCCGGGTACTCGCTCTGCAGGAAGATCGACGGATCGGTGGTTGCGTGCAGCAGGATCGGCCAGATCAGGTTGCCGGTTACGCGGAGTGCCAGGTACATGCAGAGCCCGAAGGCGAAGGTGTACCCCACCTGGAACAGCGTGGTATTGATGCCCTGCCCGTCGAGCACGTTGCCCGCGTGCATCACGGCGAACAGTGCTGCTGAGACGAGCGCCACGGAGATCTCGCGGTAGCCGGCCCTGCGCATGAGGTTCACAACGAAGCCGCGCGTGAGGACCTCCTCTGCGAAGCCGATAAGCAGGCCGGTCGCGAGCCAAGCGAGGACCATGCTGGAGCCGGCCGTGTGGTAATCAATGGTGGCGAAGCGGAGCACGTTGAATACGACGACCACGGCGACGGCGACCCACATCCACCATGAGCCGTGAATGGGCTGCCGAGCGAAGAGTTCGCGCAACCAGCCCAGTGATAGGGCGAAGGCGATGAGCAGCGCGCAGCCGATCAGGATCGGCAGCCCTGTCACGACAAGCACTTTCAGTGCCGGGTCAGTAATCCCTGGCACGATGGGGCCGACGAGCAGTCCACCCGCTTGGTATAGCACGTAGTAGCCCACCACGAGCGCGAGTGCGCGCCACCACCCGCCGCGGTTCCAGAATCGGTGCCATCCGGACGGTGCGTCGTGCTCGGCCATGTCGTTCCCCCTTGTGCTCGCGCGTGTAGCGGCAGGGGAACAATCTATTCGGTGAGGTGCGGCGAGCTCAAGCTCTGGTCCCCGTGTTGCGCCACGGTGCGGAACCCAGCGTTGCCCATCGTCGAGTCACGGGAATTCCGGGAGCGGGCGGAATTGCGATATCGATTGCAGTACGACGGATGGCACAGATAGCTGCCGCCACGGAGTACCCGCTCGTGCGTGAGCGCGGGGCCTCGGGGGTTGTGCGCCGCGTGCTGTTCGTAGGCGCAGGCGTCATATCCGTCCGCGCACCATTCCCAGACGTTGCCGACAGTCTGCCAGAGACCGAAACCATTTGGCGCGTAGCTGCGCACGGGCGCAGTGCCGAGCCACCCGTCGCCCGCGGTGTTGTGAGCTGGAAAGCTGCCTTGCCACACGTTGGCGCGCCACACGCCATCGCTGCCATCGATCGGCTCGTTGCCCCACGGGTAGCATGCCTCGGAGATCCCGCCACGGGAAGCTCGCTCCCACTCGGCCTCTGTGGGCAGCCGTCTGCCTGCCCATTCGCAGTAGGCCTGTGCGTCGTCCCAGCTGACATGAACCACAGGGTGATCGCCGTTCCCGGCGGACGCGGTGCCCCGTCCCATGCCACCTGGCGCGCGCCAGCTGGCCCTCCGGACGCCGATCCACCATGGCGTGCCCTGGATCGGCCCGGTGACGTCCGCGGTTGGTGCGTCGACGAGTAAGTGGAAAACTGCGGATACTCCGAGTCGCTCCGCATCGGTCACAAATCCTGTTGCCGTGACGAAGCGCTCGAACTGCGCCACCGTTACAGGGGTCGCGTCGATGGTGAAGGCGTCGAGCGACACTTCGTGTACTGGCAGTTCACCGTCGGCTGCAAGCCCGTCGCCCGTCGCGTCTCCCATCGTGAAGCTCCCGGCGGGAATCGCGCACTGTTCCATCGTGTGGCGACCGAGTGCGGTGGTCGTGAATGCGTGCTGAGTCGCCCCGCTCACAGCTGAGGTTCCCGCCCGGTGCAGCTCGAGTCGAGTTGGTTCGTTGGCGTCTCCCGGAGCCACCGTGCGTGCTGGAGCGCAGCACGGAGAAGTTTCGGCGTTGAGTGCGTGCCGATCCTGACTCACAGTGACTCCGGAATCGGGGCTCGAAAGCTCCGGATGAGCGCGTCGAGACTCGCGTCGAGCTTTGCGTTCGTTGCTGCCTCTGGCACCAGCACTGCGAGCATTTGCCATCCAGCGTTTCGAGCCGAGACCTCCTCGACAGCAACTTCAATGTTGACGTGGGCGGCGAGCTCACCGTCTTCCATCGCCTCAGTAAGGAACCGGCGGATGAACTGCCGGCGACGCATGATGTTCTCGTGGTGGATTTCCCAGAGGCCCTGATCCTGAGCTGCGCGATCCCAAAACGAGAGCACGATGCGCGATTTGTTGATGCCCACATCGCTGTAGGGCAGGAGTACGCGAGACATGCGGCGCAGTGCATCGAGGCCGCGCACTCCTTCGATTTCCTGCAGCGTGCGATCGTGGGAGCTGTTGAAGACTTGGAGGAATGCTGCGGTCAGTAGCGCCTGTTTGTCCGGGAAATAGCGTGCAATCGCACCGTGCGCATATCCGGCCTCCGCGGCGATTTCACGCATCGTCACGCGGTCGAAGCCATCGCGGATGATGATCTGGGTGACCGCTTCGACAATGTGTGCGCGGCGTTCGTCGTGATCCACGATCTTAGGCATCTGCATTCCTTTCCACGGCTTTGATCCTAGGGGTCTGAGCGGCTGTGGTCGCGAACCTCATTCTATTCGTCACCAAGCGGTGATTAATCGTTATCTCGCCGTTACCGAAAGCTGAAGCGCTCCAGGTAATCTTTAATCACCAAACGGCGATTAAAGATTACTTTCTGGCCATAGTGGCCGCTCTCGACGAAGGAGTCGTTCATGTTGAAAGCCCGTCGCACACTGGCCGTATTGGCCGTGATGCCGGTGGTCGCACTCGCTCTCTCCGCCTGCTCTGCCGCACCGAGCGCGGACAGCCCTGACCAGGGCCCCTCGTCCACGGGGGAGCTGACCACACTCAACGTCGCCACCATCGGCCTGACCTCCGACGGCAGCTTGCTCACCGGGATCGAGCAGGGCTTCTTCGAGGAAGAGGGGCTTGAGATCAGCACATCGATCGTTGCGAATCCGCCTGCAGGCTTGGCTGCTGTGCAGGGCGGGCAGGTTGACATCGCGTACTCGCCAAGTATTCCGCTGCTCAACGCGCTCAGTCAGCGCGTCCCGATCCAGGTCATCGGTGCGGCAGATGGGTTCCCACCCGCGGGGACCGAAATCAGCGATCCTGCCAGCTTCGACGACACTGGTCTCTTTGCGAGTGCTGGGAGCGGAGTCACAAAGGTCGCCGACCTCGCAGGAAAGACCATCGCGATCCCCGCGCGGAAAGCGCAGCTCGAAGTCGTGATCGCCGGTGAGCTCGAGAAAGCCGGAGTCGATCCGGCAACCGGGGTGAACTGGGTGGTGCTTGACTTTACTTCGGCCGTTGCAGCGCTGAAGAACGGCACCGTCGACGCCGCGGGGCTCGTGAGTCCCTTTACTGCGGAAGCGGTTGACATCGGTGCTACCCAGCTGTCGGCACCGTCAATCGGCTTCTTCGAGAGCGGGGCGACTGGGCTCTGGACTGCAGGGACGGCCACGATCACGGCAAAGCCCGAAGCGATCGCAGGCTTCCAGCGGGCCATCGTGAAGTCGAACGAGTACGCGACTGCGCACGAGGATGAGGCGATCCAAGCGGGCTTGGACTACACCAAGTCGACTCTCACCATCGATGAAGTGAAGCGCCCGGTGTGGCCCATAGAGGTGCTGCCGGAGGACCTGGGGCGCCCGAATACTCAGATGGTTGAGCTCGGCTTCCTGAAAACGCCGGTAGACCTCGACGGCGTAATTTTGGGCGAGTAATCCCGATGTCTCGGACCACACTTGTGCCTATCGGCGTCGGCTCGCTGGGTGCAGTCACTGCCCTCGGCCTCTGGCAGTGGGCTGCCGTTGGCCCGCTCACTGCGTCACCACTTCCCACCGCAATCGAGTCGATCAGTGCCCTGTTCAGACTTGGCTCTGAGCCGGAGATGTGGCGTGCAACCGGGGACACCCTCTATATGGCGCTCCTCGGACTCCTCCTCGCCGCCGTTGCCGGCATTCTGCTCGGTGTTGGCATCGGGGTCTCGCCGCTCGCGCTGCACGCGACTCGGGTGCCGCTTGAGTTCTTGAAGCCCATCCCGCCCATCGTGATCCTCCCGATCGTGGCGCTCGTCCTCGGTCCGACGGCCGGAATGGGGGTCTTCCTCGTCTTCTTCGGCTGCTTCGTTGCGATCGCGGTGCAGACATCAGCTGGGGTGTTCGATACAGATCCGGTGACGCGCGACACGGGTCGCTCGTACAGCATGAACCGCTGTGAGATCCTCGGCAGAATCGTTCTCCCGAGCGCACTGCCGTACATCGGGACAGCGATCCGCGTCGCCGCTCCCACCGCGCTCATCGTTGCCGTTGTGGCAGGCCTGCTCGGGGGAGGCCCTGGGCTCGGCCAGAGTCTGCTGCTCGCGCAGATTTCGGGCAATCAGAATGAGCTCTTCGCCTACGTCCTGCTTCTCGGCCTCCTGGGACTCGCAGTCCAGGGCGTGAGCCAGTGGGGCGAGCGCCGCCTCCTGCACTGGCATCCGCAGTACCGTACGGAGGCAGTGTAATGACGCTCACCTCGACCATTCCCACTCGGACCTCCGTCGCTCGACGGCAGCGACGCAGTGGCGTGCCTGGATCGACCCTGATCGCAGCCGAGGTTCTCGTGCCGATTCTCCTCCTGGTGGTGTGGTGGGTCACCTCTGCGAATTCCACGAACACCTTCTTCCCGCCGTTGCAGACGATCCTCACCAGGCTGATTGAGCTTGCTCAAGTGCCCGCGTTCTGGACTGACGTCACATCCTCACTCGGCAATCTCGCGCTGTCGTTCGCGTTGGCGAGCGTGCTCGGAGTGCTCCTGGGGGCGGCCCTCGGATTGATCCAACCACTCGCGTGGTTCGTCGGGCCCACCCTGCACTTCTTTCGAGCGATTCCTCCGGTTGCACTCGTGCCGATTTTCGTGTCGCTGATCGGATTCGGAAACGAGACAAGAATCCTGTCGATCACACTCGCTGCGCTGTTTCCGGTGCTGATATCCACAATAGACGGCATCAAAGGGGCGGAACCGACGCTCGAAATGGTCAGCAGGGTCTACCGATTCGGTCCAATCGATCGTCTGTTCTCGGTGACTCTCCCTGCGGCGAGTCCTCGGATCCTTTCAGGCATGCAGGTCAGCCTGATGACCGCTTTCGTGGTGATGATCGCGAGCGAGATGCTCGGATCCTCGACGGGCCTCGGCGCGGCAACACTGCTGGCGCAGCAGTCCTTTGCCATTGCGGATATGTGGGCGGGAATCCTGACCCTCGGGGTGCTCGGATACGCCGCTACCGCGATGTTCGTGCTGTTCCGGCGCCGGGTGCTGCGCTGGTACATCGCTTCACAACAACAGGAGAAACGCTCATGATTGATCACGAAACTGCACCGCGACTCCGCGTCGCGGGCCTCGCGAAAACCTACAACACCAAGCGTGGCGCTGTGCCGGTAATCGCTGATCTCACCTTTGACGTCGCCGCTGGCGAGATTGTCTGCATCGTTGGTCCATCCGGGATAGGCAAGACGACACTGCTGAAATGTCTCACCGGTTTACAAAGCACGACCTCCGGAATCGCCAGTATCGATGGGAAGGCGATTGACGGGCCACCGGAAGAGATGGCACTCGTGTTTCAGGAATACACGCGCTCCCTGATGCCATGGCTCACCGTCGAAAAAAACGTACGATTGCCGCTCAAACACCTCCATCTCCCTGCCGCAGAACGGGAAGAGCGCATATCGTCCGCGCTCGTCGCCGTGGGCCTGATCGGGGCAGAGACGAAATATCCGTGGCAGCTCTCCGGCGGCATGCAACAACGCGTTGCGATCGCGCGCGCGATTGCCTACCGTCCCGAGGTGCTCGTGATGGATGAGCCGTTCGCCTCGGTCGATGCGCAGACCAGATTCGAGCTCGAAGACCTGTGCCTGCGAGTGCGCGCGCAGTTCGGGATGACGATCGTGATTGTCACACACGATATCGACGAGGCCGTGTATCTCTCTGATCGAGTCGTGGTGCTGGGGGAGCGTCCTGCGCGCGTGACTGAGATCATCGACGTGAATTTTGGCGGCGCCCGCGACCAACTCACGACGAGGGCGCGACCAGAGTTTGCCGAACTGCGCACCACCATTTTCGAATTGATCCGGAAGGCTGGCTAGCATGGCCGAACTGCCGCGCCGCGGATATGAACGCTTCGCCGGGATACCCACCGAGTTCGCCTCGACGTCGACGCCAGCGTGGCGATCGCAGACGCGGGCCCGTGCGGGCGCCCCGAATGTCATTGTGATGCTCGTTGACGACCTGGGATTCAGCGATCTCGGCCCGTTTGGGAGTGAGATACCCACGCCCCACATCGACGACCTTGCAGGTGGCGGCTGGGTGTTCACGAACTATCGCACGGCACCGATGTGCTCGCCCGCGCGCGCCGCACTCATGACGGGGCTCAACCCGCACCGCGCAGGATTTGGCTTCGTGGCGCACACTGACCCTGGCTACCCGGGGTTCGCGTGTGAACTCCCTGAGGATGCACCGACGCTGGCAGAGTCACTGCGAGCGGGCGGCTATGCCACGTTCATGGTGGGGAAGTGGCATCTCACGGTCGAATCACGACTGCACGACGCGGCGGATCGCTCGTCCTGGCCGCTCCAGCGTGGCTTCGACCACTACTTCGGGAGCATGGATGGCTTCACCTCGCTGCACCACCCGCACCGGCTGGTGCGGGATAACTCGGTGGTCCACATCCCTGAATTTCCAAACGGCTACTTTCTGACTGATGAGCTCACGGAAGAAGCGCTCATGATGATTGACGAGTTGCGGGTAAATGACACCGATACGCCGTTCTTTCTCTACTACGCCCACACTTCTGTGCACGGCCCGATTCAGGCAAAGCCTGCCGATATC
This window harbors:
- a CDS encoding ABC transporter substrate-binding protein, which translates into the protein MLKARRTLAVLAVMPVVALALSACSAAPSADSPDQGPSSTGELTTLNVATIGLTSDGSLLTGIEQGFFEEEGLEISTSIVANPPAGLAAVQGGQVDIAYSPSIPLLNALSQRVPIQVIGAADGFPPAGTEISDPASFDDTGLFASAGSGVTKVADLAGKTIAIPARKAQLEVVIAGELEKAGVDPATGVNWVVLDFTSAVAALKNGTVDAAGLVSPFTAEAVDIGATQLSAPSIGFFESGATGLWTAGTATITAKPEAIAGFQRAIVKSNEYATAHEDEAIQAGLDYTKSTLTIDEVKRPVWPIEVLPEDLGRPNTQMVELGFLKTPVDLDGVILGE
- a CDS encoding TetR/AcrR family transcriptional regulator; its protein translation is MPKVIDHDQRRKEVVDVTWQLIVEGGIEAATMREIAARAGFANGALKHYFSGKDQIIKGAYERSLNSLGERLANHTAGKRGIEALEMFMRFTLPIEQEDATAARVLLSFWERCAFSTELHGGYDEHLDTWKAGYRQYLAEGRADGDILTSTPDDQLVDEIIMLNIGATVVRVVSPDHLNADVLDAQVTDFIARLRSAH
- a CDS encoding CPBP family intramembrane glutamic endopeptidase — translated: MAEHDAPSGWHRFWNRGGWWRALALVVGYYVLYQAGGLLVGPIVPGITDPALKVLVVTGLPILIGCALLIAFALSLGWLRELFARQPIHGSWWMWVAVAVVVVFNVLRFATIDYHTAGSSMVLAWLATGLLIGFAEEVLTRGFVVNLMRRAGYREISVALVSAALFAVMHAGNVLDGQGINTTLFQVGYTFAFGLCMYLALRVTGNLIWPILLHATTDPSIFLQSEYPAAGSLSEIAALGNIVVIAAGLILLIFIRGRVDSAVDFTGRVDARA
- a CDS encoding ABC transporter permease, with the translated sequence MTLTSTIPTRTSVARRQRRSGVPGSTLIAAEVLVPILLLVVWWVTSANSTNTFFPPLQTILTRLIELAQVPAFWTDVTSSLGNLALSFALASVLGVLLGAALGLIQPLAWFVGPTLHFFRAIPPVALVPIFVSLIGFGNETRILSITLAALFPVLISTIDGIKGAEPTLEMVSRVYRFGPIDRLFSVTLPAASPRILSGMQVSLMTAFVVMIASEMLGSSTGLGAATLLAQQSFAIADMWAGILTLGVLGYAATAMFVLFRRRVLRWYIASQQQEKRS
- a CDS encoding ABC transporter permease, producing the protein MSRTTLVPIGVGSLGAVTALGLWQWAAVGPLTASPLPTAIESISALFRLGSEPEMWRATGDTLYMALLGLLLAAVAGILLGVGIGVSPLALHATRVPLEFLKPIPPIVILPIVALVLGPTAGMGVFLVFFGCFVAIAVQTSAGVFDTDPVTRDTGRSYSMNRCEILGRIVLPSALPYIGTAIRVAAPTALIVAVVAGLLGGGPGLGQSLLLAQISGNQNELFAYVLLLGLLGLAVQGVSQWGERRLLHWHPQYRTEAV
- a CDS encoding phosphotriesterase, translating into MLLDEVGDFVRQGGGTIVEVTPSGVGRDAAALARLSRASGLRIVMGSGWYQKDLHPLGFAERSIEELTAQIVTDLVVGVDGTGIRAGIIGEVGAEGDPVHPEEMRSVRAAGRAAALTGAPITLHMGGFGEEKLRVLDALEAEGADPAGVVFGHAGTIADDMSLARRLLARGVSVEADFLGTTGSPWGTLFPFTDREVARGFAELVADGWGEQLVLGGDVCQRVQLRRWGGHGYGYIVDHFLPTLAEFGVSAAELDQIMIHTPARILAFRAPGRR
- a CDS encoding GMC family oxidoreductase; protein product: MSDQSSTQPRPESVIVIGAGSAGSVVARRLADAGVTVTILEAGGEDTNPAIHDLSRMGELWHSADDWDYFTTPQPGAAGRRLHLPRGKVLGGSHALNAMIWVRCSPKDFDHWASLGNDGWAWEDVLPVYRELERYSGGASALRGGDGLLDVSDDYALSPIQQSILDAGVQEGLEHNADYNGEVLDGISQQQITVRDGERLSTYRAYLKPVRDRVTVETGCRVEELIFANADPGDLADADSAGDPADAGGADGAASDTGAAAGTPRVIGVRVTQDGATRELFADEIVLAAGAIDSPRVLLRSGIGPAEELRAVGIESRVHLPGVGKNLHDHLLAPVIFATEKPVGPPQSGVSVTQTHLFWKSRPELDRPDTQPINFSVPMYGDTLEPRGDDGFSFLAGLVTPRARGEITLSGPGVDDPIQIDLDALGHDDDVASLVASVRQCRSIGRQAALAASPADGGWGATEVYPGPEVGDGDDPVDYVRSTVATYHHQVGTCKMGVDELAVVSPRLAVHGVDGLRVIDASIMPRVTTGNTNAPSVLIGELGARFVLAGER
- a CDS encoding TetR/AcrR family transcriptional regulator, which gives rise to MPKIVDHDERRAHIVEAVTQIIIRDGFDRVTMREIAAEAGYAHGAIARYFPDKQALLTAAFLQVFNSSHDRTLQEIEGVRGLDALRRMSRVLLPYSDVGINKSRIVLSFWDRAAQDQGLWEIHHENIMRRRQFIRRFLTEAMEDGELAAHVNIEVAVEEVSARNAGWQMLAVLVPEAATNAKLDASLDALIRSFRAPIPESL
- a CDS encoding ABC transporter ATP-binding protein, translated to MIDHETAPRLRVAGLAKTYNTKRGAVPVIADLTFDVAAGEIVCIVGPSGIGKTTLLKCLTGLQSTTSGIASIDGKAIDGPPEEMALVFQEYTRSLMPWLTVEKNVRLPLKHLHLPAAEREERISSALVAVGLIGAETKYPWQLSGGMQQRVAIARAIAYRPEVLVMDEPFASVDAQTRFELEDLCLRVRAQFGMTIVIVTHDIDEAVYLSDRVVVLGERPARVTEIIDVNFGGARDQLTTRARPEFAELRTTIFELIRKAG